A part of Gemmobacter sp. 24YEA27 genomic DNA contains:
- a CDS encoding anti-sigma factor, with product MTYLVLYDSATGSVSLAHMTGDPVEGRDFQLWIARGAEAPVSLGVIPAGVSTRVGTTDQIRALMTTSAHMAISLEPPGGSPTGQPTGPVLAVGDLLDI from the coding sequence GTGACCTATCTGGTGCTTTATGACTCAGCCACCGGCAGCGTCAGCCTTGCCCATATGACCGGCGATCCGGTCGAGGGGCGCGACTTCCAGCTCTGGATCGCGCGGGGGGCCGAAGCGCCCGTCTCGCTTGGTGTGATCCCGGCAGGCGTTTCTACCCGGGTCGGAACCACCGACCAGATCCGCGCCCTGATGACCACTTCCGCACATATGGCAATCAGTCTGGAGCCGCCCGGCGGCTCTCCCACCGGGCAGCCGACAGGGCCGGTGCTTGCCGTGGGCGACCTTCTCGACATCTGA
- a CDS encoding fasciclin domain-containing protein encodes MKTLTKAVIAGCFALATAGAALAQDNPKVGGAAMFADKNIVENAMNSADHTTLVAAVKAAGLAETLQGEGPFTVFAPTNAAFEALPAGTVETLLKPENKEMLVKVLTCHVVGAKALAADVQKMVADDGGKHVIETLGGCKITAEAKDGMVTLTDETGGVANVTIADVIQSNGVIHVIDKVLLPKG; translated from the coding sequence ATGAAGACCCTTACCAAAGCAGTCATCGCCGGTTGTTTCGCGCTGGCAACAGCCGGGGCGGCACTGGCCCAGGACAATCCAAAAGTCGGCGGCGCTGCGATGTTCGCTGACAAAAACATCGTCGAGAACGCGATGAACTCGGCTGACCACACAACGCTGGTGGCCGCTGTGAAGGCGGCGGGCCTTGCCGAGACGCTGCAGGGCGAAGGGCCCTTCACCGTCTTCGCCCCCACCAATGCCGCTTTCGAGGCTCTGCCTGCGGGAACCGTTGAGACCCTGCTGAAACCCGAGAACAAAGAGATGCTGGTCAAGGTGCTGACCTGCCATGTCGTAGGTGCCAAAGCGCTGGCAGCCGATGTGCAGAAGATGGTGGCCGATGACGGCGGCAAGCATGTGATCGAAACGCTTGGCGGCTGCAAAATCACCGCCGAGGCCAAAGACGGCATGGTTACCCTGACCGACGAAACCGGCGGTGTGGCCAATGTCACCATCGCCGACGTGATCCAGTCCAATGGCGTGATCCACGTCATCGACAAGGTTCTGCTGCCGAAGGGCTGA
- a CDS encoding DUF4394 domain-containing protein: MNAIKSVTAGLLLSALAAPAMAATVVGLSGENELHWLDTESWTRTGGVTVTGVEGRLLGIDVRPADGMLYGVFADGTLATIDPQSGVATRVSTLATRLADGVPATVDFNPVADKLRVMGSDGTSLRVTVETGEVVTDGSHAYADGTAPNIIAGAYTNSYKGSEKTQLFNIDGAAGWLVLQDPPNDGTLNPVGEIGVKPTEAGFDIASDGKGGNEAWLVVEGGFHSVNLETGATTEAGRIDGANVRDIAILPSM; this comes from the coding sequence ATGAATGCGATCAAATCGGTCACTGCGGGCCTCTTGCTCTCTGCGCTCGCCGCACCGGCCATGGCTGCGACAGTTGTCGGCCTTTCGGGTGAAAACGAGTTGCACTGGCTCGACACCGAAAGCTGGACGCGCACCGGCGGCGTCACCGTGACCGGCGTCGAGGGGCGTCTGCTCGGCATTGATGTGCGCCCGGCGGATGGGATGCTTTACGGGGTCTTTGCCGATGGCACCCTCGCCACCATCGATCCGCAAAGCGGCGTGGCGACCCGCGTCAGCACATTGGCCACCAGATTGGCAGATGGCGTCCCGGCCACCGTTGATTTCAACCCGGTTGCCGACAAATTGCGGGTGATGGGCAGTGACGGCACCAGCCTGCGCGTGACGGTCGAAACCGGCGAAGTGGTGACCGATGGCAGCCACGCTTATGCCGATGGCACTGCCCCGAACATCATCGCCGGCGCCTATACCAATTCCTACAAGGGCAGCGAGAAAACGCAGCTCTTCAACATCGACGGCGCTGCCGGCTGGCTGGTGCTGCAAGACCCGCCAAATGACGGCACGCTGAACCCGGTGGGGGAAATCGGCGTGAAGCCGACCGAGGCCGGGTTCGACATCGCCTCGGATGGCAAGGGCGGCAATGAAGCCTGGCTCGTTGTCGAAGGGGGCTTCCATTCGGTCAACCTGGAGACCGGGGCCACAACAGAGGCAGGCCGCATCGACGGCGCGAATGTCCGTGACATCGCCATCCTGCCCAGCATGTAA